CGAACTGTCCGGCGGCACCACGATGTCGTAGAGCGACACGCCGCCGCCCTGGATTTTGGCGAGCATGGCCTCGGCGTCTTCATACAAATCCACGGTGACCTTGCACGCGTGGAGCTTCTCGAACCCGGCGACGACCTTGGGGTCGAGGTATTCGCTCCAGATGAAGATGTTGAGCTTCGACTGTCCGGAGGCGGGCACGGCGATCAGCAGCAGCACAAACCACCGGGCGAGGCGGAGGATGGCGTGGATGGGCGTCATGGCACTTTTCTGCGCAACCAGGTCACGAGCACGGTCCCGGCGGCGGCGGCGAGCACGAGGAGCGCGGAGAGCGCGTTGATGTCCGGTGTGATTCCACGTTTCACGGACGAGTAAATCAGGATGGGCAGCGTGGTCGAGCCCGGACCGCTCGTGAAGAAGCTCACGACGAAATCATCGAGGCTCAGCGTGAACGCCAGCAACGCCGCCGCCAGCACGCCCGGCACCAACAGCGGCAGCGTCACGTGCCGGAACACCTGCGCCGGCGTCGCCCCGAGGTCGCGCGCGGCTTCTTCGAGCGACGGGTCCATTCCCGACATCCGGGCGCGCACCACGATGGCCACGAACGGAATTTGAAACGTCACGTGCGCGAGCACCATCGTCATCAGCCCCAGTTCAAACCAGCCGGTCCAACGGCGGAGCAGCCCGAGGAACAACAGCAGCGACGCCGCCAGCACCACGTCCGGAATGAACACGGGCAGATACAGCGCGCGCTGCACCAGCCCCGCGCCCCGGAATCGCCGCGCCAGCCCGACACCCAGCATCGTGCCGAGCACCGTCGAAATGCCCGTGCTTGCCGCCGCCAGCAGCAGCGTGTTCTTTGCGGCGTCGAGCGCGAGGTTGTTCTCCCACAGCGCGCGATACCACTGGAGCGTGAAGCCGTGCCAGCCCGTGCCGAAGCGCGACGCGTTGAATGAAAAGAGGACCACGACCAGCAGCGGCGCGTAGAGGAACGCGAACAGCAGCGCGGTCGCGATGCCCGTGGGCCAGCGGAACGACTTCATGGGCGTCGAAAAAGGGGCCACCGCAGCCAGGGCTCGCGCACGGGTCACAAGCTGGCCGTCACGCCGCGCCACGCCCACGTGATGGGCGTTGCACGACGCGTTCCATCGGCAGCGCATCGAGGAACGCCAGCGGGTCGTAGCCGTGATTCACCGAGTTGACGTGCAGGTTCGTCACGTCGAGCAACAGCCCGCAGTCCGTGCGTTCGAGGACCTCGCCGATGAACTCCGCTTCGGGCATCTCTGCGCCGGGCAGGGTGACGCTGAAGGTGATGTTCTCGAGGATGAGCCGCGGGCCAATGCGCCCGCGGGCGACGGCGACATTCCGGCAGAGCGCCTCCACCGCCTCGCGCATGAAGGGCAGCGGAGTCAAATGCCCGATTTGGATGCCGCCCGCGCGCGTGAAGGCGATGTGCTCGCTCCACCACGGCGGCCTCGATGGCTGGACGGATGGATTCCAGCAGCAGCAGGGT
This is a stretch of genomic DNA from Verrucomicrobiota bacterium. It encodes these proteins:
- a CDS encoding ABC transporter permease, with the protein product MKSFRWPTGIATALLFAFLYAPLLVVVLFSFNASRFGTGWHGFTLQWYRALWENNLALDAAKNTLLLAAASTGISTVLGTMLGVGLARRFRGAGLVQRALYLPVFIPDVVLAASLLLFLGLLRRWTGWFELGLMTMVLAHVTFQIPFVAIVVRARMSGMDPSLEEAARDLGATPAQVFRHVTLPLLVPGVLAAALLAFTLSLDDFVVSFFTSGPGSTTLPILIYSSVKRGITPDINALSALLVLAAAAGTVLVTWLRRKVP
- a CDS encoding DUF692 domain-containing protein, whose protein sequence is MAFTRAGGIQIGHLTPLPFMREAVEALCRNVAVARGRIGPRLILENITFSVTLPGAEMPEAEFIGEVLERTDCGLLLDVTNLHVNSVNHGYDPLAFLDALPMERVVQRPSRGRGAA